TTTCAATTTCCATAATGGATTTACTTTGCATTGCCATTACATTACCGGTACTATCATTGGCAATTATCTTTCCCTTGTTAATTATTATAACTCTATCACAGATTGCTTCAACCTCCTGCATTATATGAGTTGATAAAATTACAGTCTTGTCTTCTCCCAGTTTTTTAATTAACTCTCTTATTTCTGTAAGCTGATTAGGATCCAATCCTGTTGTAGGTTCATCTAAAATAAGGACTTCGGGATTATGTATCAGGGCTTGTGCCAATCCTACTCTTTGCCGGTAACCTTTAGATAGTTGTCGTATTACTTTTTTACGTTCCAACGTTAATCCCGTTAATTCAATTACTTCCTCTATTCTTTCTTTTTTATTTTTGATATGAAAAACATTCGAAATAAAATTCAGATATTCAGAAATATACATATCAACATAAAGCGGATTACTTTCTTGTAAATATCCTATGCTTTTTTTAACATTTAGCGGATTCTCAAAAATATCATAACCGCAAATTTCGGCTGTTCCTTCTGTAGGTGCAAGATAACAACTGATAATTTTCATCAAAGTAGATTTTCCGGCTCCGTTAGGGCCAAGTAATCCGACTACTTCTCCTTTATTAATCTCAATACTTACATTATCCAAAGCTTTTTGCTCACCGTAAAGTTTTGTAATATTTTTGATGATTACCGACATAATTTTCTTTATGAATTTTGAAGGTTCAAAGATATAAAAAATATTGTAATGAAACAGAAGTCCGGATTTCGAGATTTGTATTCTTCGAATTCGTCAACAAAAAGAACTAACTAAAAATATTGATTACAGAAACACTCTTGGTTTTTATATCAATAATTTTTGAATTAATCCTAAAAATTAACTACATAATATTTCAAATTATCAAATCTTCAAATTATTCTTATTTTTGCATAAAATTTTGCATTAATCGATGATAAACAAAACTGACTATATAAATATAGGTAAACTAAAAAAAAGGTTCGGTAAAAACGGAGAGTTTATTCTCGGGTTAAATTCGAATATTAACATTGAAGAACTTCCCGACAATAATATTTTATTTCTTGAAGTTAATTCTGCCGAGCTTTTGCCTGTATTCATTGAAGATTATTCTGAGAAACCGCCTGATGATTTCCGGATAAAATTTGAATTTCCTTTTGAAAATATTAGTATGAATTATTATCTCGGCAAGTCTGTTTTTGTTAAAAAAAGTTTCTTTTCCGAAGATGAATTGCAAATAACAAATTTTGATTTAATAGGTTGGAGCGTTTATCTTTCAAATGAAAAAATAATAGCTAAGATTTACAAGGTGCTCGATACTAAAATGCAGACATTAATTGTAGTCTATATTAACAATAAAGAAGTAATGATCCCTCTTCATAATGATTTTATTGAAAGTATTGATATTCAAAAAAATATTATTACTTTAAATATTCCTGCCGGCTTGATAGATTTGAATTGATAATACTAAAAAACCGATAAAATAATATATATAAAACACAATTTTTACACTTATAAATTATACGATTTCCGGTTTATTTATCATCTAACTTTTTTTGTTTTCGAGAACAAATATTCATATAGTCAACTATTTAAATAAAATATTTATTTTTTTCAGAAAAAACTTCATTTATTTAAAAAAATATTCCGATATTTGCAATTCAATTTAAAAACGAAAAAATTAAATAAAAATGTCAAGAGTTTGTCAACTTACCGGAAAAAGAATGATGAGCGGTAATAACGTTTCTCACTCAAATGTAAAAACCAGAAGAAGATTTTATCCAAATCTTCAAACTAAGAAGTTTTACATTCCTGAGGAAGATAGTTGGGTAGTATTAAAAGTTTCTACTTCAGCTATGAGAACTATAGATAAAAAAGGTATATCAGCTGTTCTTAAAGACGCTGAAAAGAAAGGTTTAATCTACTTTGTAGATTAATCTAAAGTGTGTGTGTTGTAATAATTGATTTTGGAAAGCTGTCTTAAAAAAGACAGCTTTCTTTTTTTATAGTTTTAAGTTCTATATATTGAAATTCATTCGGATCGAAAAAAAATTTCAACGTAACAATAACAAAGAAACTAAAAGGACAGGAAATAATAAAATTTTCAGGATTTACATGCCTGTATTTACATGCTTAATAAATGAACAATAATAGGAGTCAATAATTGTTTACCAATCTTGTTTATTCATTCCTTTTTCAACTAATAATACCGTAACGACCAGAATATTGCTTCCAATTGCATCATAAAAGTGCGTTTTTCTTTATTCGGAGCATAGATAAATCCATCGAGAGTTAAGATTTTATTATTAACTTCATCTACAATGGTATAATTTAGAAATGTGCCGCCCATAACATCATTATGTGCATCCCATGCACCGCGCACTTCCGTAGCGTATTTACCATTGAAATCAACACTTTTGGTAGTTAACGGGAATATATCCGAAACTTTGGCATAAGAATCAACTAAACTTGCAGGTATATTTTCCTGAGTAATCATATTCCTTTTTAATTTAATATACGATTCTGTCAGTTGAGCCTCACTAACATAATCTTCAACATATATTAAAATATTTGTACTGGTTTTCGAAGTTTCACTTCTCAGCCACATAAAGTCTTGCAAATCTTTAGCAACATAAAATCCGGTTGTTATATTCATAGTATAACCAAACTTTTCTCCAACCTGTTTAATAATAGGCTTATTCAATGCCGTTTCAAAATATCTATTAAGTTTGTCTCGCTCTATTTCAGTATATTTTTCAAGCATATACTCTTTATATTCGTTAAAAATCGCATTAAAAGATTCAATATCAGGAGCTATTATTTTAAAAATTCTTTGAGGAGTAGCCCAGATAGTATCGCGAGTTTCAATTTTAGGAGTTCTTCCCTGTTCAATTTCAATAATAAGCATACTCTTGAAACGCCTGAACATTTCATTATTATCTAATTGTTCTTGTGTTATCTGCGGCGTTGTATATAATGGCTCCGTCATAAACATAGTAGAATCCGGCTGATTAAAAAAACTCCTTACCGTTTCTCCTGCTTCACCTTTCCAAATTTCTGTAGGGGCAACAATCAATAATTCATAAGTTACTCCTGTAGATCCCTGTAAAGCAGTTACTTTTTCATAATCGCAAGAATTAAATAATAATGCGATAAATATCAATAAAAATGAATACTTTCTCATATATAATAAATTTACTTTTGCAAAGATAAAAAATTCTCAATTCCTAATTCTTAATTCTCAATTAATTTCCTATCTTTGCAAAAATTTTCTCAAATGGCTAAAGAGGTTAATATTTTTGCCGGTCGCTTTACTGAAAATCTTGGCAGACAAATTGCTGAAAAGTATGGCACCACTCTTGGTAATGTAATTTTTGATGTTTTTTCCGATGGAGAATTTAAACCTTCTTTCGAGCAAAATATCAGAGGACATTCTGTTTACATCGTACAATCTACTTTTCCGCCTGCCGATAATTTAATGGAATTGCTAATGCTTATTGATGCCGCCCGTCGTGCCTCTGCAAAACAAATAATAGCAATCATTCCTTATTTCGGTTATGCGCGTCAAGACAGAAAAGATCAGCCAAGAGTTCCTATTACAGCAAAGTTAATTGCTAATATACTTGCTGCATCCGGTGTTGACCGACTTGTTACTTTAGACCTTCATGCCGACCAGATTCAAGGTTTCTTTGACATTCCTGTAGACCATTTATACGCTTCGTCGGTTTTTGTTCCGATTATTAAGAATCTCGGACTTGATGATATAACTTTTGCATCGCCTGATGCCGGCGGAACCAAAAGAGCGGCTTCTTATGCAAAAGCTTTCGGTACCGATTTCGTTATGTGCTACAAACAAAGATCCAAACCTAATGAGATTGAGAAAATGGCTCTCATTGGAAATGTAAAAAATAGAAATGTTTTACTTTTGGATGATATGATTGATACCGGCGGTACAATAACTCGTGCTGCCAAACTAATCAAAAGTAAAGGTGCGAAAAGTGTTATGGCATTTGCTACACACGCAGTATTATCCGGTAATGCATATAAAACCATTGAGAGTTCTGTTTTCGATAAAGTTTATCTTACCGATTCTATTCCTTTAAAGAAAGAGTCTCCGAAAATAGAAATTGTATCTACTGCGGATTTATTTGCAGAAGTTATTGATAAAATTCAGAAATGTGAATCAGTAAGTTCACTATTTCAATTTTAATATATTATTAATTTAAAAATTATTCAAAATGAAAAGTATCTCATTGAGCGGTTCTTCAAGAAAGAACGTAGGGAAAAAAGATGCAAAAAAAGTTAGAAACGAAGGTATGGTTCCTGCTGTTATTTACGGTGGAAATGAACAACACCACGTTCTTCTTTCAGAAAAAGAATTTTCTAAAGTTCTTTTCACCCCCGAAACTTATGTTATTAATGTTAATGTAGACGGTAAAACAGTACAAACAATCCTTCAAGATGTTCAATATCATCCGGTAAGTGATAAGACTTTACATGCCGATCTTTATGAGATTAATGAAACTAAACCTTTTACTGTTTCCTTACCTATTAAACTAACCGGTACTTCTAAGGGAGTTTTAAGAGGAGGTAAGCTACAACAAAGAATGCGTAAAGTTCGGGTTAACGGATTATTGCACAATTTACCCGATTATATAGAAGTAGACATTACTAATGTTGATGCGGGTTCTCCTATCAGAATTGAAGATATTAAATACGACAATCTTACTTTTATTGATTCGAAACGTAATGTTGTTGTGGATCTTAAATCTTCACGTACAATGGCTGATGAAGAAGGTGCAGAAGGAGCTGAAGAATAATATCTTCATTCTTTTATAAAAAATTGCTTAATATTTAATAAATAAGTTACAAATGACAAATTTTGTAGGACTTTAAAATCTTGCAACTTGTCGTTTGTAACTTATTTTTTTAAAAATTATCAATTAGCAACTAATAATCTGTTCATTTGCTCATTTACAGTAGCAATAAACTCGCTGTAAGTTTTTGGATTATATCTATTATGATAAAATAGTAACATTCCGGCCACACAATAATTCAATTGTTTCTTTATTATTTCAGCAGATTCGGAAGAATATATTTTATTCTTAATACAATAATCAAATTCGTCTTTACACAAATTATTCAGCGAATTATATATTAAATCACAGATATCTTCTTTGTTTACGATATTTCCCATACGTTCTAAAAAGAATAATTCGTATGCTCCCGGATATTCAAGAAAATATTTTATATATAAAATTGATATATCCCTAATTTTGTCTTTCCCATGCAAAGAATTATCAGCACGTTCCAATACAAATTCATTACATTCGTCAACAAAAACCTTTACACTTTCAAAAATCAATTCATTTAGATCTTTGAAATAATTGTATAAACTTGCAAAAGAATAACCGGCATTATCGGCTACACTTCTGACATTAACACTTCTTAATCCTTCCGTTTTCAATAAATTAACTGCAGAGTCGATAAAATATTTTCTTACTCTTTGTTCTTGAATTTCTTTTCTTTTCATTTTAATTATGTTTATTATTTTTAATCTTGCAAAGATACTAAACTTTGTTCAATTACGCAAGTAAAAAATTATTTTTTATTATACAATATTTTTTATTTATATTTGCGTTAATAAATTTAGATAGTGCTTAAATGTTATTCGCAAAATTGAAAACCAATAATTAATTATTAATCATTGAAATATTTAAGTCAATTCTATATTCAAAATTTCATAATTAATAATTATAAATTATACAGATGTTTAAATATAAAGTTTTAATATCATTCTTAATTTTAAATATATCTACATCACTTTTTTCTCAAAACTTAACTCAAATAGACCATATTCAAGAATTTGATGATAATTTGTTTCTTGCAACTACTGAAATACCTTTCGATAGCATTTATTATAAATCAACGGATAATATTCTTATTGAAAAGATTGTATTAGACACTATAGACAGTAAAGATAAGTTTATTAAAATCATTCTTTACGATGATTATTCCTGGGATTATCTTAATTTAAACAAACCTGCTGTTTCCGAAGATGTTTTGCTGAATTATTGGGATACGCAGAAGATTCACTCATACAAAGAACTGTCTTTAAAGTTGTTACCCGATACTATTTACCTTGCACTTGTTGATTCTACCAGCGGGTTTTGTGCGCCTTATATAACAAAAGTAGGTTCTCCGTATTGTTTCAGAGGTAAACGCGAACATAATGGTGTGGATTTATCATTAAAAATCGGCGATACTATCAGAGCTACTTTCGACGGTGTTGTAAGAGTTGCCATGACCTCCAAATCTACCGGTGGTTATGGTAATCTGGTGGTAATCAGACACACTAACGGATTGGAAACTTATTAC
Above is a window of Bacteroidales bacterium DNA encoding:
- the gldA gene encoding gliding motility-associated ABC transporter ATP-binding subunit GldA; protein product: MSVIIKNITKLYGEQKALDNVSIEINKGEVVGLLGPNGAGKSTLMKIISCYLAPTEGTAEICGYDIFENPLNVKKSIGYLQESNPLYVDMYISEYLNFISNVFHIKNKKERIEEVIELTGLTLERKKVIRQLSKGYRQRVGLAQALIHNPEVLILDEPTTGLDPNQLTEIRELIKKLGEDKTVILSTHIMQEVEAICDRVIIINKGKIIANDSTGNVMAMQSKSIMEIEIKKPCPAKLFEGFGYGNKVEILEDNKDSIKILMRLDTDEDLREKIFNYAIKNNYTVLSMSRHSGKLEEIFIDLVRNN
- a CDS encoding PRC-barrel domain-containing protein — translated: MINKTDYINIGKLKKRFGKNGEFILGLNSNINIEELPDNNILFLEVNSAELLPVFIEDYSEKPPDDFRIKFEFPFENISMNYYLGKSVFVKKSFFSEDELQITNFDLIGWSVYLSNEKIIAKIYKVLDTKMQTLIVVYINNKEVMIPLHNDFIESIDIQKNIITLNIPAGLIDLN
- the rpmB gene encoding 50S ribosomal protein L28 — its product is MSRVCQLTGKRMMSGNNVSHSNVKTRRRFYPNLQTKKFYIPEEDSWVVLKVSTSAMRTIDKKGISAVLKDAEKKGLIYFVD
- a CDS encoding DUF4837 family protein translates to MRKYSFLLIFIALLFNSCDYEKVTALQGSTGVTYELLIVAPTEIWKGEAGETVRSFFNQPDSTMFMTEPLYTTPQITQEQLDNNEMFRRFKSMLIIEIEQGRTPKIETRDTIWATPQRIFKIIAPDIESFNAIFNEYKEYMLEKYTEIERDKLNRYFETALNKPIIKQVGEKFGYTMNITTGFYVAKDLQDFMWLRSETSKTSTNILIYVEDYVSEAQLTESYIKLKRNMITQENIPASLVDSYAKVSDIFPLTTKSVDFNGKYATEVRGAWDAHNDVMGGTFLNYTIVDEVNNKILTLDGFIYAPNKEKRTFMMQLEAIFWSLRYY
- a CDS encoding ribose-phosphate pyrophosphokinase; the protein is MAKEVNIFAGRFTENLGRQIAEKYGTTLGNVIFDVFSDGEFKPSFEQNIRGHSVYIVQSTFPPADNLMELLMLIDAARRASAKQIIAIIPYFGYARQDRKDQPRVPITAKLIANILAASGVDRLVTLDLHADQIQGFFDIPVDHLYASSVFVPIIKNLGLDDITFASPDAGGTKRAASYAKAFGTDFVMCYKQRSKPNEIEKMALIGNVKNRNVLLLDDMIDTGGTITRAAKLIKSKGAKSVMAFATHAVLSGNAYKTIESSVFDKVYLTDSIPLKKESPKIEIVSTADLFAEVIDKIQKCESVSSLFQF
- a CDS encoding 50S ribosomal protein L25, whose protein sequence is MKSISLSGSSRKNVGKKDAKKVRNEGMVPAVIYGGNEQHHVLLSEKEFSKVLFTPETYVINVNVDGKTVQTILQDVQYHPVSDKTLHADLYEINETKPFTVSLPIKLTGTSKGVLRGGKLQQRMRKVRVNGLLHNLPDYIEVDITNVDAGSPIRIEDIKYDNLTFIDSKRNVVVDLKSSRTMADEEGAEGAEE
- a CDS encoding TetR/AcrR family transcriptional regulator translates to MKRKEIQEQRVRKYFIDSAVNLLKTEGLRSVNVRSVADNAGYSFASLYNYFKDLNELIFESVKVFVDECNEFVLERADNSLHGKDKIRDISILYIKYFLEYPGAYELFFLERMGNIVNKEDICDLIYNSLNNLCKDEFDYCIKNKIYSSESAEIIKKQLNYCVAGMLLFYHNRYNPKTYSEFIATVNEQMNRLLVAN
- a CDS encoding peptidoglycan DD-metalloendopeptidase family protein; translation: MFKYKVLISFLILNISTSLFSQNLTQIDHIQEFDDNLFLATTEIPFDSIYYKSTDNILIEKIVLDTIDSKDKFIKIILYDDYSWDYLNLNKPAVSEDVLLNYWDTQKIHSYKELSLKLLPDTIYLALVDSTSGFCAPYITKVGSPYCFRGKREHNGVDLSLKIGDTIRATFDGVVRVAMTSKSTGGYGNLVVIRHTNGLETYYGHMSKILVDTAEYVKAGEVIGLGGSSGRSTGAHLHFETRYCGQSFDPQRIIDFESGTLKSDSIELKKHYFSIYSNHKQTDAQSLAASKRITHTIKSGDTLSGLASKYGTTIDKICKLNNISKTTTLRIGNKLVVR